Below is a window of Prosthecochloris sp. GSB1 DNA.
ATTCCTTGTGAACGTTGCCATCGTTGCCGCATTTCATTTGAAAGTCACACCGGAATCGAAACGGTACGCAGAGAGATGACGAGGGTGAGCAGCAGAAGGGTTACCACCCAGACAAAGAGATATGCCTTCATGGCTTTTTTCGCCTTTTCTTTTTCCCACCACGTTCTCGGTTGAATGCCCTTAATGAGAAATACCAGCTTGCAGGCGAGATTGACGCTCACGACGTTCACCGCAAAAAGCAGAGCAGCACCGGAAGCGAGATCGGGACGCGCATGACCCAGCATAAGCCCGAACGTCGCGGCGGGGGGCAGCAGCGCCACGGCGACCATGACCCCTACCAATACGCTCGACAGGCCGGTACTGAGCGAGAGCGCCGCCGCCGCGCCCGAAGCGAAAGCCAGGGCTATCGAATCGAGCCCGACGTCGGTCCGCGCGAGCAGCTCGGGACTGCCGACAGGAAAAGGCCAGAGCAGGCCGATAATGACGGACAGGGCGACTGCAAGCGTCACCCCTGAAAAAAGCGTTTTGAGCGCGTTTTTCATCAGTGAGACATCCCCCAGGGCGGTACCGAGCCCGAACGCGATGTTCGGTCCGAGCAGTGGGGCGATCACCATTGCCCCGATCACTACCGCGACGTTGTCCTCGATGAGCCCGATCGCGGCCACAATGGTGGAAAGCATGACGAGCACGAGATAATTGAGGTCGAGGCGCGAGTTTTTCTGCACTTCCTTGTACAGCGCTTCGCGGGCCTGCGTGGCCTTCGCTTCTTTTTCCTCCTGCTCCTCGGTCTGTTTCGGCAGCGAAATCTCGATCGGATAAACGAGTAATTTGGCGTAGGTCTGCGCCCCGAGCACGCTCTGCAGCGCATCGAGCACCTGCTGCACGCTGTCGTCAGTCACGACCAGCCGCATCAACCGCATGCCCTCGGTATCCTTCAGGCCAAGGCGGAAATCGCGAACCTTGAACTTTTCCGCAATGGCCGAAACCGTTTTCACGCTTCCGTCGTCGGCAATGATTTCAATGAGTTTCATGGCATTCGATCATGCATTCGGTTCCCGCTCGGCTCACGCGAGCGCGTCGGTCACTGGAATATCCCGTGGTTCGAACTCTGACGAACCCGGTGTTCGTCGGCATCCGTTAAAGCAAAAAAAAATCCACCCCAACATTTCCAACCGCCAACTGCCCACAACTCCACGCCTTACGCCGCCACCCTCCAGATGCTGTAGGAAAGATAAAGCCCGAGGAGCACCGCCCCTTCCCATCGTACGATCCTTTTGCCGTGTGTCATGCCCATGGGGAGGAGAAAGAGCGCGAACGCCGTCATCATCAGAAGATCGAAAATCCCTCCGTTTTGCGGAACCGCCACAGGATTGAGGACCGAGCAGGTTCCGTTCACCAGCAGAAGGTTGAAAATATTTGAACCCACGACATTGCCCACCGCGATGTCGGCCTTTCCCTGCGAAACCGCCACGAGAGAAGTCACCAGTTCAGGCAGGCTGGTCCCTATGGCCACGACCGTCAATCCGATGATGAC
It encodes the following:
- a CDS encoding TIGR00341 family protein; the encoded protein is MKLIEIIADDGSVKTVSAIAEKFKVRDFRLGLKDTEGMRLMRLVVTDDSVQQVLDALQSVLGAQTYAKLLVYPIEISLPKQTEEQEEKEAKATQAREALYKEVQKNSRLDLNYLVLVMLSTIVAAIGLIEDNVAVVIGAMVIAPLLGPNIAFGLGTALGDVSLMKNALKTLFSGVTLAVALSVIIGLLWPFPVGSPELLARTDVGLDSIALAFASGAAAALSLSTGLSSVLVGVMVAVALLPPAATFGLMLGHARPDLASGAALLFAVNVVSVNLACKLVFLIKGIQPRTWWEKEKAKKAMKAYLFVWVVTLLLLTLVISLRTVSIPV